From one Melospiza melodia melodia isolate bMelMel2 chromosome 6, bMelMel2.pri, whole genome shotgun sequence genomic stretch:
- the KNL1 gene encoding LOW QUALITY PROTEIN: kinetochore scaffold 1 (The sequence of the model RefSeq protein was modified relative to this genomic sequence to represent the inferred CDS: inserted 1 base in 1 codon), whose amino-acid sequence MAAAGPPTEAAMLYGARGRHVVRHKGAAVLYGANVSSRXRGGRLDLNREAAAGEREPGPRTRKPGFGSGRPRAGGKAYPSAMDKIYTDPNMEMDNTEHIRRKRLSSILKAPRTPLDDLGNGNEITEDIHGERRRRSSRRVSFASTINFRVFQRDLKNSTSQTENTGCSADEKDDTLTNQNEDPGAVPCEITGMNTLLHAPIQALGQQTEWHDMDHAVPRTDRQDTTLLFSEENEMEMTASHTAMISRNLSTHQPDRTEKIDFNSFLAKLNSSQGKAETSKELSLLSDSTNHPCPSLEQKEEATPVKKIDFNEFLLRLKSNNPAERADKDNVCCVPSQGSRDVTQLSGEFGCSQEPLDTCNVTRVFRGREGGMDMTKCEAADVKIPFPGISEVPAEQWECGDVTQAFADEGMDVTTSHTAKVSFALSAVGNQRLNFQKDFPPMELDNSVFRRASNPSLNVQQDPQLCADRKAASAEGRGEPPVLRAGRQEAGALAAIQGSVSSETIFRGDKTIVFSKCEDMEMTGNYTDIIYEASTTEQSSSCHKTCEKPVSSNPPLARGDIPKGLAPADNPAAGPYKNSALELPSASGGYMENVSQACGPAAASSGFGSYTHFVAGGVPKSRFGPSANPQLVFSGEKTVIFGGEDMDLAKTFIKDGGENVDNEHPTAVFTSVTCKPHFLGNRSMSSNVTEQEEMEITRCHTVFFDGQSSGLTAEPKLMPCKIIPRKNQNKNVAEGDISVYSVDMDKENVEVRSIDRNIKRSQAVERNAQDLQMIMVDKKLGKTNFEASGLSSCAKSMCLLQEQNRGVPEDVVTDTGASLSLQSQEIASQPLGENLPSPSDFCTNDTTGVFLGDQSMDITKAHPAAFEIAPINTEQGFNNQNTAVSKQLQNQPFPLSSRHGGDIVSQTAAVECGDLKMNTNKQIVTALAPSNNPAPSGMAGNEQSGTVIGINAEGQNSERQEKPQPVSAVSKVLPTQGDSDRHFSMGETGSSREDLKTPPSAPGLLQKDAEEPVWAGTSEAPKESSQLSFSGEKSVVFPHGENMDMTGRGVVMVPVYTISVLSQNKAAPGCFGQGGNETMSLEKGVTTTTPVEQGGQEAAHGRSISFALAEDMEITTTHTGWHRQPIPAIPDDKTIVFAHDQEDMDITASHTVAVSRNICGFEAQQVPHTNTQQPPQHIHGGLVPCRGEMDSSQDATKPLPFSVSSVSAFPSEKGATQVASGTTPHSIYSVSLQESTVDVGAPQDHGLPTDNSVPLSREQDLTPPEKLQSKGVSLEFPSKGPVDHREESGTLGSCAAFPMQGSDPWKAHPDAPGTQKNQLVEENSSQPGESDLGLAGANLLPAANKESKKNEELSTEGEASPKDFQINSEQARQPLVSDSSGDQTQATLPPEASGIIGVCSKLLSLTRKSTSVSKTASSDQLPGSSAQPEDTLRLGKSTVSEANNLFEPKKQENTGLESGADPIGMAPKDKYPGINIPLGIFQPKLPNKRNRVSSAQDINTKSDRVEAPVPANTSETPGNKSSRQNFSPFQFIAEEFLPVCLEEMDSNESVSSELMENTWDDKNKKQIPHSEKDPFEETKSCNMKRALGQTEEDAQSPKKAKRDQHVDAGASQDLEESLDVVPQDQAEADEAGEPPHLSAKSPGCPQASTSSSLDSVKADIESTIQRSSQVESQLLTDSICEENLWEKFQSGAITVGEFFTLLQVHVVIQKPRHSQLPASCAVSAPPTAEDLIHSQYVHRPKLRIYEEDCQDLSQKVVELKPHVSVLDQPLVNVTRSLWEVMRTCTDEELCKFGAELNKMKSCFTKEAKILSHNEKETLYRKLLQSAEEQYRKLQSRIEKVDEWVKEAESSVVALESDSFWDAKEAGCSAGTAGGQNVQEELQSITAQEEELLRELSQMDAEDELGLAEMEKLKNTERTCLEILEKYDFTEWELTEWSEQQAVFNFLYDSVTLTAVFGPPIDDEFFAAHPSRSIMSLDFESFLDEEQAPPSSCLVQKLIFQFIESQGCWQKKCPKLSHLPQALFDISLVVNRCRILGDELEFLQMWGAKFQLLETDIKDTEVKLLFSSSVAFAKFELTLAVSHDYPSAVPPFRVHTHIGDIGEKEVAAVLSRVPAGHHYLKRAVTSIHQNLLQAPR is encoded by the exons ATGGCAGCAGCGGGGCCACCCACGGAGGCCGCCATGTTGTACGGCGCAAGGGGGCGCCATGTTGTACGGCACAAGGGGGCAGCCGTCCTGTACGGCGCCAATGTGTCGTcac cgcggggcgggcggttGGATTTGAACCGGGAGGCGGCGGCCGGGGAGCGGGAACCGGGGCCGCGGACCCGGAAACCGGGATTCGGGAGCGGGAGGCCCCGAGCGGGAG GAAAAGCATATCCTTCAGCAATGGACAAGATTTACACAGACCCTAACATGGAAAT GGATAACACAGAGCACATCAGAAGGAAGCGACTGTCCTCT ATTTTAAAGGCTCCACGAACTCCTCTGGATGatctgggaaatgggaatgaaaTTACAGAG GACATCCACGGAGAGAGGCGCAGGAGGAGCTCGCGCAGGGTCAGCTTCGCCAGCACCATCAA CTTCAGAGTCTTCCAGCGAGATCTTAAGAACAGCACATCACAGACAGAAAATACAG gGTGTTCAGCAGATGAGAAGGATGATACCTTGACTAATCA GAATGAAGACCCTGGGGCTGTTCCATGTGAGATCACTG GGATGAACACTCTGCTTCATGCCCCCATCCAGGCATTGGGACAGCAGACTGAG TGGCATGACATGGACCATGCTGTTccaaggacagacagacaggacaCCACCCTGCTGTTCTCGGAGGAGAATGAGATGGAGATGACAGCCAGTCACACAGCCATGATCTCACGGAACCTCAGCACCCACCAGCCCGACAGAACTGAGAAAATAGACTTCAACTCCTTCCTGGCTAAGTTAAACTCCAGCCAGGGGAAGGCAGAAACCAGCAAGGAACTGAGCTTGCTCTCTGACTCCACAAACCATCCGTGCCCCTCTTTGGAACAGAAGGAAGAAGCCACTCCTGTGAAAAAAATAGATTTCAATGAATTTCTGCTGAGACTGAAGTCAAACAATCCTGCTGAGAGAGCTGACAAGGACAATGTTTGCTGTGTCCCTTCCCAAGGCTCGCGAGATGTGACACAGCTGTCTGGGGAGTTTGGCTGTTCCCAGGAGCCGCTGGACACCTGCAATGTGACAAGAGTGTTTCGAGGCAGAGAAGGTGGGATGGACATGACAAAATGTGAGGCAGCTGACGTTAAAATTCCATTCCCTGGCATCAGTGAGGTTCCAGCAGAGCAGTGGGAGTGTGGGGATGTCACCCAGGCGTTTGCAGACGAGGGCATGGACGTGACAACCAGTCACACTGCAAAGGTGTCCTTTGCCCTCTCCGCTGTCGGGAACCAAAGGCTCAACTTCCAAAAGGATTTCCCACCCATGGAGTTAGATAATTCTGTGTTCAGGAGAGCATCTAATCCCAGCTTGAATGTTCAGCAGGACCCTCAGCTCTGTGCAGACAGGAAAGCAGCCAGTGCTGAAGGCAGAGGAGAGCCCCCAGTGCTGCGGGCTGGCAGGCAGGAGGCCGGGGCACTGGCTGCCATCCAGGGATCTGTTTCATCTGAGACCATCTTCCGAGGGGACAAAACCATTGTGTTCTCCAAGTGTGAGGACATGGAAATGACTGGGAATTACACAGACATCATCTATGAGGCCAGCACCACAGAACAGAGTAGTTCATGCCATAAAACCTGTGAAAAGCCAGTGAGTAGCAACCCTCCGCTGGCACGTGGTGACATCCCAAAGGGTCTGGCACCTGCAGATAATCCTGCTGCTGGGCCCTATAAAAACAGTGCCCTTGAACTGCCTTCAGCCTCAGGTGGATACATGGAAAACGTGTCTCAAGCTTGtggtcctgctgcagccagctctgggttTGGCTCATATACACATTTTGTAGCTGGTGGTGTTCCAAAGAGCAGGTTTGGTCCCTCTGCAAACCCCCAGCTTGTTTTTTCAGGTGAGAAGACAGTAATATTTGGAGGAGAAGACATGGACTTGGCTAAAACTTTTATTAAGGATGGTGGAGAGAATGTTGATAATGAACATCCCACTGCAGTGTTCACCTCTGTCACGTGCAAACCTCATTTCCTGGGCAACAGATCCATGTCTTCCAATGTAACTGAGCAGGAAGAAATGGAAATAACAAGATGCCACACTGTTTTCTTTGATGGTCAAAGCAGTGGGTTAACAGCAGAGCCAAAACTAATGCCCTGTAAAATCATTCCAAGAAAGAACCAGAACAAAAATGTCGCTGAGGGTGACATATCTGTATACTCTGTAGATATGGACAAGGAAAATGTTGAAGTGAGGAGTATTGATAGGAATATTAAAAGGAGCCAGGCTGTGGAGAGGAATGCTCAAGATCTTCAGATGATAATGGTTGATAAGAAGCTGGGAAAAACCAACTTCGAGGCAAGTGGTCTGAGTTCCTGTGCCAAGAGCATGTGTCTGCTGCAAGAGCAAAACAGAGGAGTCCCCGAGGATGTTGTCACTGACACTGGTGCATCCCTGTCTTTGCAAAGCCAAGAAATTGCATCACAGCCTCTGGGAGAAAACCTTCCAAGCCCCTCAGATTTCTGTACAAATGACACAACAGGCGTGTTTTTAGGTGACCAAAGCATGGACATAACCAAAGCTCATCCTGCTGCCTTTGAGATTGCTCCTATTAACACAGAACAAGGATTTAATAATCAAAACACTGCAGTATCCAAGCAGCTGCAAAACCAGCCCTTCCCACTTTCCAGTCGTCATGGTGGGGATATCGTGAGTCAAACTGCAGCAGTGGAATGTGGGGACTTGAAAATGAACACCAACAAGCAAATTGTTACTGCTTTGGCTCCAAGTAACAATCCTGCTCCCTCAGGAATGGCAGGAAATGAGCAGTCTGGGACAGTAATAGGAATAAATGCAGAGGGCCAAAACTCAGAGAGGCAAGAGAAACCCCAGCCTGTGAGTGCAGTAAGCAAAGTATTGCCAACCCAAGGAGACTCTGACAGACATTTTTCCATGGGTGAAACAGGTTCTTCAAGAGAGGATTTAAAAACTCCTCcctcagctcctgggctgctccagaAGGATGCAGAAGAACCAGTGTGGGCCGGGACATCTGAGGCACCCAAGGAAAGTTCCCAgttgtccttctctggagaaAAGTCTGTTGTGTTTCCCCATGGTGAAAACATGGACATGACTGGCAGGGGTGTGGTGATGGTTCCAGTTTACACGATCAGTGTTTTGTCACAAAACAAAGCAGCACCTGGATGTTTTGGTCAAGGTGGAAATGAAACAATGTCCTTGGAAAAAGGGGTCACCACGACAACGCCGGtggagcagggtgggcaggaggCTGCACATGGCAGAAGCATCAGCTTTGCTCTGGCTGAGGACATGGAGATCACCACAACTCACACAGGGTGGCACAGACAGCCCATCCCAGCCATTCCTGATGACAAAACCATTGTGTTTGCCCACGACCAGGAGGACATGGACATCACTGCATCCCACACTGTTGCTGTCAGTAGGAACATCTGTGGGTTTGAGGCCCAGCAGGTGCCCCACACAAAcacccagcagccaccacagcACATCCATGGGGGGCTGGTGCCCTGCAGAGGGGAAATGGATTCCTCACAAGATGCCACAAAACCTCTTCCCTTTTCTGTTTCATCAGTCTCAGCATTTCCTAGTGAGAAAGGAGCTACCCAGGTCGCCAGTGGCACAACACCACATTCCATTTATTCTGTCTCCCTTCAGGAAAGTACTGTGGATGTGGGGGCACCACAGGATCATGGCCTTCCCACAGATAATTCTGTCCCtctgagcagggagcaggatCTCACACCACCAGAAAAACTCCAGTCAAAGGGAGTATCTTTGGAGTTCCCAAGTAAGGGCCCTGTGGATCACAGGGAAGAAAGTGGCACTTTGGGATCCTGTGCTGCCTTTCCCATGCAGGGATCAGATCCTTGGAAGGCTCATCCAGATGCCCCTGGTACTCAGAAAAACCAGCTAGTGGAAGAGAATTCATCTCAGCCTGGAGAATCAGATTTGGGCTTGGCTGGAGCAAACCTCCTTCCTGCTGCTAACAAGGAATCCAAGAAAAATGAGGAGCTGTCAACTGAAGGGGAGGCATCTCCAAAAGATTTCCAAATAAACTCTGAACAAGCCAGGCAGCCTTTGGTCAGTGACAGTTCAGGGGATCAGACACAAGCCACTCTTCCACCAGAAGCTTCAGGAATTATAGGTGTTTGTTCAAAACTGCTGAGTTTGACAAGGAAATCTACTTCTGTTTCCAAAACTGCTTCTTCTGACCAGTTGCCCGGTTCCTCAGCTCAGCCAGAAGATACCCTGAGGTTGGGAAAAAGCACTGTCAGTGAAGCAAATAACTTGTTTGAGCCCAAAAAGCAGGAGAACACAGGTCTGGAATCTGGAGCTGATCCCATAGGGATGGCACCAAAGGATAAATATCCAGGAATAAATATCCCTCTGGGTATATTCCAGCCTAAATTACCAAACAAGAGAAATCGTGTTTCCAGTGCACAGGACATAAATACAAAATCAGACAGAGTAGAAGCCCCAGTTCCAGCCAACACCAGTGAAACCCCAGGTAACAAGTCCAGCAGGCAGAACTTCAGTCCTTTTCAGTTCATAGCAGAAGAATTTCTCCCTGTGTGCCTGGAGGAAATGGATTCCAATGAATCTGTCAGCTCCGAACTCATGGAAAACACTTGGgatgataaaaataaaaaacaaattccCCACTCTGAAAAGGATCCATTTGAAGAGACAAAAAGTTGCAACATGAAAAGAGCTTTAGGACAAACTGAGGAGGATGCTCAAAGCCCAAAGAAGGCCAAGAGGGATCAACATGTGGATGCTGGGGCCTCTCAGGACTTGGAG GAGTCTCTTGATGTTGTGCCTCAGGACCAAGCAGAAGCTGATGAAGCTGGGGAGCCTCCACATCTCTCAGCTAAaagccctgggtgtccccaggccagcaccagcagctccctggaTTCTGTGAAGGCTGACATAGAGTCCACAA TCCAGCGCAGCAGCCAGGTGGAATCCCAGCTTCTCACGGACAGCATTTGTGAAGAAAATTTATGGGAG AAATTTCAGAGTGGTGCTATCACAGTTGGGGAGTTTTTTACCCTTCTTCAAGTGCATGTTGTGATCCAGAagcccaggcacagccagctTCCAGCCAGT TGTGCAGTGAGTGCACCTCCCACTGCAGAAGATCTCATCCACAGCCAGTACGTTCACCGGCCCAAGCTGAGGATTTACGAGGAGGATTGTCAGGACCTGTCTCAGAAAGTAGTGGA GTTAAAACCACATGTGAGTGTCCTGGATCAGCCCCTGGTGAACGTGACCAGGAGTTTGTGGGAAGTAATGAGAACCTGCACTGATGAAGAG CTGTGTAAGTTTGGAGCAGAACTGAACAAGATGAAGTCCTGTTTCACCAAGGAGGCTAAAATCTTGTCTCACAATGAGAAGGAGACATtgtacaggaaattgctgcaGAGTGCTGAG GAGCAATACAGAAAACTCCAATCAAGAATAGAAAAGGTGGATGAATGGGTGAAGGAGGCAGAGAGCTCCGTGGTTGCTCTGGAATCAG ATTCtttttgggatgcaaaggaagctggctgcagtgctggaaCAGCAGGAGGGCAGAATGTACAGGAAG AATTGCAAAGCATCACAGCCCAAGAGGAGGAACTTCTGAG AGAACTGTCACAGATGGATGCTGAGGATGAGCTTGGTTTGGCTGAGATGGAGAAGCTCAAGAACACTGAAAGGACCTGCCTGGAAATCCTGGAGAAATATGA ctTCACTGAGTGGGAGCTGACAGAATGGAGTGAGCAGCAAGCTGTCTTTAATTTCCTTTATGATTCTGTGACACTCACAGCTGTGTTTGGACCCCCAATAG ATGATGAGTTTTTCGCTGCACATCCTTCCAGGAGCATCATGAGCCTGGACTTTGAATCCTTCCTGGATG AGGAACAAGCTCCACCCTCCTCATGTTTAGTCCAAAAACTCATCTTCCAGTTTATTGAAAGTCAGGGATGCTGGCAGAAGAAGTGTCCCAAACTGTCCCACTTGCCCCAG GCTCTCTTTGACATCTCCTTGGTGGTGAATCGCTGCAGAATCTTGGGAGATGAGTTGGAATTTCTGCAGATGTGGGGAGCAAAATTCCAACTCCTGGAGACAGATATCAAAGACACAGA GGTAAAGCTTCTGTTCTCCTCTTCAGTGGCTTTTGCCAAGTTTGAGTTGACTCTGGCTGTCTCTCATGATTACCCATCTGCTGTGCCTCCCTTCAGGGTCCACACCCACATTGGGGATATCGG GGAGAAGGAGGTTGCTGCTGTTCTCTCCAGAGTTCCAGCTGGCCACCACTATCTGAAGAGAGCAGTCACCTCCATCCATCAGaatctgctccaggctcccagaTGA